CACCAGCTTGTTGTGACCTTTGAGAATGAAGATGATATGGATGCATTTCTAGAGCAAGAGCTTGAGATTCCAGAATCTAAATTAGATCATGGAATCATTAATACTTTTGAATAAAGAAAGTTAAAAAGACAGGAAATAGAGAACATATTCATCAAACAGATGTTTCAATAATTACATAAGTGATGTTTGAATTACCTCCATCGTGTCATATTATTTGTTTGTTCTGTTTTTCTATTTTTAGTTTTAATCTATTTTTTTCTACTAATACACAATATAACACGGAGGTTTTAAGAGGATGCTCATAACCAGGCATCCTTTTTTATTTGTACCTATTTTATAATAAAAAAATTAAGGTAACGGCTCATTCTACTAACAAATATCTCTGCTAGTCATGGAACAGAAGCAATGCGTCTCCCAGATATTGCATCACCATTTTAAGAGTCCATTATTTCAACCACATGTCGTAGAGAAAAGCCACGTACTTATCTAATGATAACAAGCCCCATTCAACTATATCTCCCATTACAACAATCTAGAATAGACACACTGTTCAACACACAGCAAGCAAGAGTATCGTGGTTCCTTTTAATTACATATCCAAACAGAGTTAAACCATCGATACGAACATGCAAAATATTTGCATACAACGAAAAGGCATGATCTGAGTAATACAAACGCTCCCAAAGCCAAAATAAGCTACAAGAGTGATACAGTAATATCTTTTTTTTCTTCTCTATCCAATCTATTTCGAAACATTCGTATCTTTGTATATTCAAATAAAAGGATATATCCTTATTAATTAACATTTATTCTTTTCTAAAATGGGTAGAGTTTTAGTTATTGGTGCTGGTGGAGTTGGATCGGTAGTGATTCAAAAGATGGCGCAACACCCTGATCTATTTTCAGACATTTTGTTGGCTAGTAGAACAGAGTTAAAATGTAAAGATATTGCTTCGAAAATATCAGGAGTGAATATCACAACAGCTTCTGTTGATGCTGATAACGTAAAAGAGGTCGTGGCACTTATCAATGATTTTAAACCTGAGTTGGTTGTCAATGTAGCCCTTCCTTACCAAGATCTTCCGATTATGGATGCTTGCCTTGAGACGAAAGTATCGTATTTAGATACTGCCAACTATGAGCCTATTGATGAGGCTAAATATGAGTATAGTTGGCAATGGGCATATAAAAAGAAATTTGAGGAAGCGGGAATTACTGCAATATTAGGTTGTGGCTTTGACCCTGGAGTAACAAGTATTTTTACTGCCCGTGCAGCAAAGCACCACTTTGATGAGATCCACTATTTGGATATCGTCGACTGTAACGGAGGAGACCATGGAAAAGCTTTTGCTACCAACTTTAATCCTGAAATCAATATTCGTGAAATTACCCAAGAGGGGAAATATTGGGAAGATGGGAAGTGGGTGGTAACCAAACCACATGAGATTCATAGACCTCTTGATTATCCCAACATTGGAGAGAAAGAGTCATATCTAATCTATCATGAAGAGCTGGAGTCTTTGGTTAAAAACTATCCTACGATCAAACGAGCACGATTCTGGATGACATTTGGTCAAGAGTATCTAACTCACCTTCGAGTAATCCAAAATATAGGGATGGCAAGTATTGAACCAATCATATATGAGGGGAAAGAGATCGTACCAATTCAATTTCTTAAAGCAGTGCTCCCAGATCCAGGAGACCTAGGAGAGAACTATACTGGCGAAACTTCGATAGGATGTCGTATCAAGGGAGTAAAAGATGGTAAGGAGAAGACCTACTATATTTATAATAACTGTAGCCATCAAAAAGCATTCGATGAAACAGGAATGCAAGGAGTAAGTTATACTACGGGAGTCCCTTGTATGCTTGGAGCCATGATGTACCTTAAAGGCATTTGGAAAAAACCAGGTGTATATAATGTAGAGGAATTTAATCCAGATCCATTCCTTGAACTTCTAGGAGAGAATGGATTGCCATGGGTCGAGAAATTTGACGTGGACTTAGAGCTATAATAACGATCCTACAATATAAAAAAGTCATCATTCATTTATTTGGATGATGACTTTTTTTATCTGTAAAGAATTAGCTCCACTTTTCTTTATAGATAAAAATACCCCACAAATTGAATAAAAGTCTCCTAGAGGATCATTCTCAAGATAAAATGAGACAAAATTGTTTCCATCGATTGAAAATATTAACCTACATTAATCGTTCAAGAGATAGGGCATAATAGACCAAAAAACAGATCGTATAGAGGATTTTTACATAACATATCCATATATTTGATAGCTTAAAATTAACTTATTAATTACTGAAATGAATCAGACACGAATTACAAACACAATTGGTGGAGCATTTCTTTCTCTTCTGATGTTGGGTACCACATCTTGTAAAGAAGACGCTTCAAAGAAGGAAGTTAAAAAGCCTAATATTATCATTATAATGGCAGATGATTTAGGGTTTGGCGATGTCAGTTGCAATGGTGCAACAGAGATTAAAACCCCAAATATTGATAAGATTGCTACAGGTGGTATTCGTTTCACCAATGGATATTGTGCTTCGTCCACTTGTACTCCTGCAAGATATAGTATGTTGACTGGAGCTTATCCTTGGAAAAACAAGAAAGCAGAAGTACTTGCTGGAAATGCACCTCTACTTATTGACACTACATGGAACACACTTCCTAGAATGCTTCAAAGTCAAGGATATAAAACCACTGTTATTGGAAAATGGCACTTGGGACTTGGGAATGGAAATGTAGATTGGAATAAAGAGGTGACACCTGGACCGCGTGCTATTGGTTTCGATTCAGAGTATATCATGGCTGCGACCAACGATCGTGTACCATGTGTCTATATTAATAATGGACATGTTGACAACTTAGACCCTAACGATCCGATCCAAGTAAGTTATAAGAAGAATTTCGAAGGAGAACCTACGGGAAAAAATAATCCTGAAATGTTAAGGATGAAGACAACGCAAGGGCACAACCAATCAATCATCAATGGCATCTCGCGTATCGGTTTCATGAAAGGTGGAAAGAGCGCTATTTGGAAAGATGAAGATATGGCAGACCTTTTCTTAGAGAAGGCAAAACAGTATGTGACTGACCATAAAGACAAACCATTCTTCCTATACTATGCACTACACGAACCACACGTTCCACGTCTACCAAACAGCCGTTTTGTAGGGAAATCAGGTATGGGATCACGTGGAGATGCTATTCTTGAGGCAGACTGGTGTGTAGGTGAATTTATGAAACACCTTCATAAACTAGGATTAGATGAGAACACCATTGTCATCTTTACGAGTGATAACGGTCCTGTTACAGATGATGGATATGCAGATCAAGCAGACGAACTTCTTGGAAATCACAAACCTTTAGGACCACTAAGAGGAGGTAAGTACAGCCTTTACGATGGTGGAACGCGTATTCCTTTCTTTGTAAAATGGACCAACCATATTAAACCAGGAGAATCGAATGCTGTCGTAACGCAATTAGATTTCCTTGCTTCTTTCGCAAGCCTTCTTAACGTAAAAGGAATCGATTTAAAGGACAGCGAAGACCATATGGATGCAATCCTTGGAAAAGATCTTAAAGGACGTCAGGAGCTTGTATTTGAAGCTTTAGGACACAAAACAGGACTTAGACAAGGGGATTATATCTATATTCCTCCTTACAAAGGAGGACACTATATCAGTTGGGGAGTAATGAACGAAACAGGAAACTCTAAAGAAGAGCAACTGTATAACATTACGGATGATATTGCACAACAGAAAAATCTTGCTGAAACCAACCCAGCAGTTCTTAAAAAGATGAAAGAGAGATATCAAGAGTTAACCAAAGGTTACAAGTGGGGACACTAACAGGT
The Prolixibacteraceae bacterium DNA segment above includes these coding regions:
- a CDS encoding saccharopine dehydrogenase family protein; translated protein: MGRVLVIGAGGVGSVVIQKMAQHPDLFSDILLASRTELKCKDIASKISGVNITTASVDADNVKEVVALINDFKPELVVNVALPYQDLPIMDACLETKVSYLDTANYEPIDEAKYEYSWQWAYKKKFEEAGITAILGCGFDPGVTSIFTARAAKHHFDEIHYLDIVDCNGGDHGKAFATNFNPEINIREITQEGKYWEDGKWVVTKPHEIHRPLDYPNIGEKESYLIYHEELESLVKNYPTIKRARFWMTFGQEYLTHLRVIQNIGMASIEPIIYEGKEIVPIQFLKAVLPDPGDLGENYTGETSIGCRIKGVKDGKEKTYYIYNNCSHQKAFDETGMQGVSYTTGVPCMLGAMMYLKGIWKKPGVYNVEEFNPDPFLELLGENGLPWVEKFDVDLEL
- a CDS encoding sulfatase-like hydrolase/transferase, with the protein product MNQTRITNTIGGAFLSLLMLGTTSCKEDASKKEVKKPNIIIIMADDLGFGDVSCNGATEIKTPNIDKIATGGIRFTNGYCASSTCTPARYSMLTGAYPWKNKKAEVLAGNAPLLIDTTWNTLPRMLQSQGYKTTVIGKWHLGLGNGNVDWNKEVTPGPRAIGFDSEYIMAATNDRVPCVYINNGHVDNLDPNDPIQVSYKKNFEGEPTGKNNPEMLRMKTTQGHNQSIINGISRIGFMKGGKSAIWKDEDMADLFLEKAKQYVTDHKDKPFFLYYALHEPHVPRLPNSRFVGKSGMGSRGDAILEADWCVGEFMKHLHKLGLDENTIVIFTSDNGPVTDDGYADQADELLGNHKPLGPLRGGKYSLYDGGTRIPFFVKWTNHIKPGESNAVVTQLDFLASFASLLNVKGIDLKDSEDHMDAILGKDLKGRQELVFEALGHKTGLRQGDYIYIPPYKGGHYISWGVMNETGNSKEEQLYNITDDIAQQKNLAETNPAVLKKMKERYQELTKGYKWGH